In Rhodovulum sulfidophilum DSM 1374, the following are encoded in one genomic region:
- a CDS encoding tetratricopeptide repeat protein, protein MTNPESFIQEVTEEVRRDRLFSWMRRYGWIAALVILILVGGAAWREWSLVQRQAEAQALGDRILDALDIQDAAARSQALAGIEAEGEAGALVALLAASEAPDAAARIAATERLEAVASDSALPPYMADLAALKLVLLRGSEIPPEARIAALEPLAGPGRPFRPLVLEQIAYAEIEAGRTEAALDRLRGLLQDAEASADLRRRASQLIVALGGSQDAG, encoded by the coding sequence ATGACCAATCCCGAAAGTTTCATCCAGGAAGTGACCGAAGAGGTCCGTCGCGACCGCCTGTTCTCCTGGATGCGCCGCTATGGCTGGATCGCGGCGCTCGTGATCCTGATTCTGGTCGGCGGTGCCGCCTGGCGCGAATGGAGCCTGGTGCAGCGGCAGGCCGAGGCGCAGGCGCTGGGCGACCGTATTCTCGACGCGCTCGACATCCAGGATGCCGCCGCCCGCTCGCAAGCCCTGGCCGGGATCGAGGCAGAGGGCGAGGCGGGCGCGCTGGTTGCCCTTCTCGCCGCCTCCGAGGCACCGGACGCGGCCGCACGGATCGCGGCCACCGAACGGCTCGAGGCGGTCGCCTCCGACAGCGCGCTGCCGCCCTACATGGCCGATCTCGCGGCCCTGAAACTGGTGCTGCTGCGCGGCAGCGAGATCCCGCCCGAGGCGCGGATCGCCGCGCTCGAGCCGCTGGCCGGGCCGGGGCGGCCGTTCCGCCCGCTGGTGCTCGAACAGATCGCCTATGCCGAGATCGAGGCGGGCCGGACCGAGGCCGCGCTCGACCGTCTTCGCGGGCTTCTTCAGGATGCCGAGGCCAGCGCGGACTTGCGTCGGCGCGCCAGTCAGTTGATTGTGGCGCTTGGCGGATCGCAGGATGCAGGCTGA
- a CDS encoding efflux RND transporter permease subunit, with translation MTGLVDWAAARARMVVAFVLMSLVAGALAYIELPKEGEPDIEIPALFISVPFPGISAEDSERLLIKPMETELSDLDGLDKMSATASENYAGIALEFEFGWDKTKIIADVRDRMNKAEADFPSGYETYTISEINFSEFPILVVNLAGTLPERTLVRTAKDLQDRLEALDPVLEVSMAGQRDEMLEVILDPLKLESYNVTAQELVNVVTANNQLIAADEIETAQGAFALKIPASFESPEDVYDLPVKVNGNRVVRLGDLAEIRLTFEDRSSTARFNGEQTLALQVVKRKGFNIIDTSRLVREEVEKARAEWPPELRQAIVVTTSNDQSTNVESMVRQLEGSVLTAIALVMVVVLAFLGTRSALLVGFAIPTSFLLCFVLLAILDVTVSNIVMFGLILAVGMLVDGAIVVVEYADRRIAEGTGPMHAFAESAKRMFWPIVSSTATTLCAFLPMLFWPGIAGEFMGLLPVTLIFVLSASLVVALVYLPVVGGVAGRFSRLLSRISARLRPRPRPLRIGVMALAMATAFFGLMRMLNPSYPASGPASSGPLEMLPGMALFTLGLIGCSLAANALRRERPEPVEVGHSPTLFGRLIRAIAGNPVMPLVTVAVVGAFVAGVFFYYGKHNNGVEFFVKTEPEQAIVYVRARGNLSIDEKDAMVREVERIVLAEPGVENVFAFAGDGGLSQNTGGASPPLDTVGQVQIELQKWRERAGNPDLNGALILERIERKLEKIPGIRTEILNLADGPASAKPVHLRLKGDDWDDLAAATQTVLDRFEETEGLRDIEDTRPLPGIDWQIDVDTEEAGRFGASAALAGQMVQLVTRGVLLDTMRVPSSDEEIDIRVRLPERDRLLSTLDTLKVRTEFGLVPLSNFVTISPVRKIGRIDRVDGKRYFDVKAAVTDGLTTADGQPINANERIATLTRWLETASFPQGVSWEWTGDQENQEESTAFLSKAFTAALGLMFIILLAQFNSFYNSVLVLLAVVLSSAGVLIGMLVMGQPFSIIMTGTGVVALAGIVVNNNIVLIDTYQDYARYMPRIEAIVRTCEDRIRPVFLTTVTTMAGLLSMMLGVSFDFANGGYTMGSPASLWWTQLATAVVFGLGVATVLTLVFTPSLLALREWVRAGAYGSLRRLAALSAGPGSRAARDLALNRAAGQLDLPEIVWSEPSGPTPPGQAAEDSKDGDGKGLRAAE, from the coding sequence ATGACCGGTCTCGTCGACTGGGCCGCGGCCCGCGCGAGGATGGTCGTGGCCTTCGTGCTGATGTCCCTGGTCGCGGGCGCATTGGCCTATATCGAGCTTCCCAAGGAGGGCGAGCCCGATATCGAGATCCCGGCGCTGTTCATCTCGGTCCCCTTCCCCGGCATCTCGGCCGAGGATTCCGAACGGCTGCTGATCAAGCCGATGGAAACCGAGCTGTCCGATCTCGACGGGCTCGACAAGATGTCGGCCACCGCAAGCGAGAACTATGCCGGGATCGCGCTCGAATTCGAATTCGGCTGGGACAAGACCAAGATCATCGCCGATGTGCGCGACCGGATGAACAAGGCCGAGGCCGATTTCCCGAGCGGCTACGAGACCTATACGATCTCCGAGATCAACTTCTCGGAATTCCCCATCCTCGTCGTGAACCTCGCGGGCACGCTGCCGGAACGGACGCTGGTGCGCACGGCCAAGGACCTGCAGGACCGGCTCGAGGCGCTCGATCCGGTGCTCGAGGTGTCGATGGCCGGGCAGCGCGACGAGATGCTCGAGGTGATCCTCGATCCGCTCAAGCTCGAATCCTACAACGTGACGGCGCAGGAGCTGGTCAATGTCGTCACCGCCAACAACCAGCTGATCGCGGCCGACGAGATCGAGACCGCGCAGGGCGCCTTCGCGCTCAAGATCCCGGCCTCGTTCGAAAGCCCGGAGGATGTCTACGACCTGCCGGTCAAGGTGAACGGCAACCGGGTGGTCCGGCTCGGCGATCTCGCCGAGATCCGGCTGACCTTCGAGGACCGCAGTTCGACCGCCCGCTTCAACGGCGAGCAGACGCTGGCGCTGCAGGTGGTCAAGCGCAAGGGCTTCAACATCATCGACACGTCGCGGCTGGTGCGCGAGGAGGTCGAGAAGGCCCGCGCCGAATGGCCGCCCGAGCTGCGGCAGGCCATCGTGGTCACGACCTCGAACGACCAGTCGACCAATGTGGAATCGATGGTCCGCCAGCTCGAGGGCTCGGTTCTGACCGCGATCGCGCTGGTGATGGTGGTGGTCTTGGCCTTTCTCGGCACCCGCTCGGCGCTGCTGGTGGGCTTTGCGATCCCGACCTCGTTCCTGTTGTGCTTCGTGCTGCTGGCGATCCTCGACGTGACGGTGTCGAACATCGTCATGTTCGGGCTGATCCTCGCGGTCGGGATGCTGGTCGACGGCGCCATCGTGGTGGTCGAATATGCCGACCGCCGGATCGCAGAGGGCACAGGACCCATGCATGCCTTCGCCGAATCGGCCAAGCGGATGTTCTGGCCCATCGTCAGTTCGACCGCGACCACGCTCTGCGCCTTCCTGCCGATGCTGTTCTGGCCCGGGATCGCGGGCGAGTTCATGGGGCTCTTGCCGGTCACGCTGATTTTCGTGCTGTCGGCAAGCCTGGTGGTGGCGCTGGTCTATCTGCCGGTGGTGGGCGGGGTCGCGGGCCGGTTCTCGCGGCTTCTGTCGCGGATCAGCGCGAGGCTGCGGCCGAGGCCCAGGCCGCTGCGGATCGGGGTGATGGCGCTGGCGATGGCGACGGCCTTTTTCGGCCTCATGCGGATGCTGAACCCGTCCTATCCGGCCTCGGGCCCGGCCAGTTCCGGCCCGCTCGAGATGCTGCCCGGGATGGCGCTTTTCACGCTGGGGCTGATCGGCTGTTCGCTGGCCGCGAACGCGCTTCGCCGCGAGCGACCCGAACCGGTGGAGGTGGGCCACAGCCCCACTCTCTTCGGCCGGCTGATCCGCGCCATTGCCGGCAATCCGGTGATGCCGCTGGTGACCGTCGCCGTGGTGGGGGCCTTCGTCGCCGGGGTGTTCTTCTATTACGGCAAGCACAATAACGGGGTCGAGTTCTTCGTGAAGACCGAGCCCGAACAGGCAATCGTCTATGTCCGGGCGCGCGGCAACCTGTCGATCGACGAGAAGGATGCGATGGTGCGGGAGGTCGAGCGCATCGTGCTGGCCGAACCCGGGGTCGAGAATGTTTTCGCCTTCGCGGGTGATGGCGGCCTGAGCCAGAACACGGGCGGTGCGAGCCCGCCGCTCGACACCGTCGGCCAGGTTCAGATCGAGCTGCAGAAATGGCGGGAACGGGCCGGGAACCCCGACCTGAACGGCGCCCTGATCCTCGAGCGGATCGAGCGCAAGCTGGAAAAGATCCCCGGCATCCGCACCGAGATCCTGAATCTGGCCGACGGCCCCGCCTCGGCCAAGCCTGTGCATCTGCGGCTGAAGGGCGATGACTGGGACGATCTCGCGGCGGCGACCCAGACCGTTCTCGACCGCTTCGAAGAGACCGAGGGGCTGCGCGACATCGAGGATACGCGGCCCCTGCCCGGCATCGACTGGCAGATCGATGTCGATACCGAAGAGGCCGGCCGCTTCGGCGCCTCGGCGGCGCTGGCGGGCCAGATGGTCCAGCTGGTCACGCGCGGCGTTCTTCTCGACACGATGCGGGTGCCCTCCTCGGATGAAGAGATCGACATCCGGGTCCGGCTGCCCGAACGCGACCGGCTGCTGTCCACGCTCGATACCCTGAAGGTGAGGACCGAATTCGGGCTGGTCCCGCTGTCGAATTTCGTGACCATCAGCCCGGTGCGAAAGATCGGCCGGATCGACCGGGTGGACGGCAAGCGCTATTTCGACGTCAAGGCGGCGGTGACCGACGGGCTGACCACGGCGGACGGCCAGCCGATCAACGCCAATGAGCGGATCGCGACCCTGACCCGCTGGCTCGAGACCGCCTCCTTTCCGCAGGGCGTGAGCTGGGAATGGACCGGCGACCAGGAGAACCAGGAGGAAAGCACGGCCTTCCTGTCGAAGGCCTTCACCGCCGCGCTGGGGCTGATGTTCATCATCCTGCTGGCGCAGTTCAACAGCTTCTACAATTCGGTGCTGGTTCTGCTGGCGGTGGTGCTGTCCTCGGCGGGGGTGCTGATCGGGATGCTGGTGATGGGCCAGCCCTTCTCGATCATCATGACCGGGACCGGCGTGGTGGCGCTGGCGGGGATCGTCGTGAACAACAACATCGTGCTGATCGACACCTATCAGGACTATGCCCGCTACATGCCGCGGATCGAGGCCATCGTCAGGACCTGCGAGGACCGCATCCGCCCGGTCTTCCTGACCACGGTCACCACCATGGCGGGCTTGCTGTCGATGATGCTGGGGGTCAGCTTCGACTTCGCCAATGGCGGCTACACAATGGGCAGCCCGGCCTCGCTGTGGTGGACCCAGCTTGCGACGGCGGTGGTCTTCGGGCTGGGGGTGGCGACGGTGCTGACGCTGGTCTTCACGCCATCGCTGCTGGCCTTGCGCGAATGGGTGCGGGCGGGCGCCTATGGGTCGCTGCGCCGTCTCGCGGCGCTGAGCGCGGGGCCCGGCAGCCGTGCCGCCCGCGACCTGGCCCTGAACCGGGCCGCCGGGCAGCTGGATCTGCCCGAGATCGTCTGGAGCGAGCCCTCGGGCCCGACACCGCCCGGGCAGGCCGCGGAGGACAGCAAGGACGGGGACGGGAAGGGACTGCGCGCCGCCGAATAG
- a CDS encoding ABCB family ABC transporter ATP-binding protein/permease, whose product MRRGRRPTTADLSQFDREQGMRTIRKVAPYLWPQGQGWVKRRVVLALAALLLAKVVSVGTPFLYKAAVDSLTGEARNDTLLLAVGAVGLTVAYGMARLMNTGFQQLRDAIFSRVGQRALRRLALETFTHIHRLSLRYHISRKTGGLSRVMERGVKGVEFLLRFLLFSIAPLVLELAMVGVVFALAFDLWYLAVVAAVITVYVKFTFVVTDWRVKIRRRMNDQDTDANQKAIDSLLNFETVKYFGAEAREAERYDRAMEGYEEAAIKTSYSLALLNFGQALIITAGMIAVMVMAALGVQAGKLTVGDFVMVNAYMIQITMPLNFLGAVYREIRQSLIDMGDMFALLEQPAEVTDRPDAAALKVTGGAVEFRDVRFGYDPGRPILKGVSLSVPAGRKVAIVGPSGAGKSTIGRLLFRFYDVTGGAVAIDGQDLREVTQDSLHRAIGVVPQDTVLFNDTILYNIAYGRPGASPAEIEAAARAAKIHDFVTSLPKGYQTLVGERGLKLSGGEKQRVGIARTLLKNPPILLLDEATSALDSETEAGIQSELKAMGEGRTVIAIAHRLSTIVDADEIVVLEDGQAVERGTHEALLVHGGRYAAMWQRQQAGEDGDIAAE is encoded by the coding sequence ATGCGCCGTGGCAGACGTCCCACTACCGCAGACCTGTCGCAATTCGACCGCGAGCAGGGCATGCGCACGATCCGCAAGGTCGCGCCCTATCTCTGGCCGCAGGGTCAGGGCTGGGTCAAGCGCCGCGTCGTGCTGGCGCTGGCTGCCCTTTTGCTGGCCAAGGTGGTCTCGGTCGGCACGCCCTTCCTCTACAAGGCCGCGGTCGACAGCCTGACCGGCGAGGCCCGTAACGACACATTGCTGCTGGCGGTGGGCGCGGTCGGGCTGACCGTCGCCTATGGCATGGCGCGGCTGATGAATACCGGCTTCCAGCAGCTTCGCGACGCGATCTTCTCCCGGGTCGGGCAGCGCGCGCTGCGCCGGCTGGCGCTGGAAACCTTCACCCATATTCACCGGCTCTCGCTGCGCTATCACATCTCGCGCAAGACCGGCGGGCTGTCGCGGGTGATGGAGCGCGGCGTGAAGGGCGTCGAGTTCCTGCTCCGCTTCCTGCTGTTCAGCATTGCCCCGCTGGTCCTCGAGCTTGCGATGGTCGGCGTCGTCTTCGCGCTGGCCTTCGATCTCTGGTATCTCGCCGTCGTGGCGGCGGTGATCACGGTCTATGTCAAGTTCACCTTCGTCGTGACCGACTGGCGGGTGAAGATCCGCCGCCGGATGAACGATCAGGACACCGACGCCAACCAGAAGGCCATCGACAGCCTGCTCAATTTCGAGACGGTGAAGTATTTCGGCGCCGAGGCGCGCGAGGCCGAACGCTACGACCGCGCGATGGAGGGCTATGAGGAGGCCGCGATCAAGACCTCCTATTCGCTGGCGCTGCTGAATTTCGGTCAGGCGCTGATCATCACCGCCGGCATGATCGCGGTGATGGTGATGGCGGCGCTGGGGGTGCAGGCGGGCAAGCTGACGGTCGGCGATTTCGTGATGGTCAACGCCTACATGATCCAGATCACCATGCCCCTGAACTTCCTCGGCGCGGTCTATCGCGAGATCCGGCAAAGCCTGATCGACATGGGTGACATGTTCGCCCTGCTGGAACAACCCGCCGAGGTGACCGACCGGCCCGATGCCGCCGCGCTGAAGGTGACGGGCGGCGCGGTCGAATTCCGGGATGTGCGCTTCGGCTACGACCCCGGACGGCCGATCCTCAAGGGCGTCTCGCTTTCGGTTCCGGCCGGGCGCAAGGTGGCCATCGTCGGGCCGTCGGGCGCGGGCAAGTCGACCATCGGGCGGCTGCTCTTCCGCTTCTACGACGTGACCGGCGGCGCGGTCGCGATCGACGGGCAGGATCTGCGCGAGGTCACCCAGGACAGCCTTCATCGTGCCATCGGCGTGGTGCCGCAGGACACGGTGCTGTTCAACGACACCATCCTTTACAACATCGCCTATGGCCGCCCCGGGGCCAGCCCCGCCGAGATCGAGGCCGCGGCCCGCGCCGCCAAGATCCACGACTTCGTGACGTCCCTGCCGAAGGGATATCAGACCCTCGTCGGCGAACGCGGGCTCAAGCTTTCGGGCGGCGAGAAACAGCGCGTGGGCATCGCCCGGACGCTGCTGAAGAACCCGCCGATCCTGCTGCTCGACGAGGCGACCTCGGCGCTCGATTCCGAGACCGAGGCGGGCATCCAGTCGGAACTCAAGGCGATGGGCGAGGGCCGCACGGTGATCGCCATCGCGCACCGGCTCTCGACCATCGTCGATGCCGACGAGATCGTGGTGCTGGAAGACGGTCAGGCGGTCGAACGCGGCACCCATGAGGCGCTTCTGGTCCATGGCGGCCGCTACGCCGCGATGTGGCAGCGCCAGCAGGCGGGCGAGGACGGGGATATCGCCGCCGAATAA
- a CDS encoding LysM peptidoglycan-binding domain-containing protein gives MPERARKAPIRRSVWTWIILGGEAALVLMVAAWFLGRDDERKSDGPQAEQDAAVTSPDTTDKAPDAANTDAQPPAAGDRSEAVPPAMPVFAPPAFDLVRVTPEGSALVSGRAGAGSVVAVLVEGREAARAKADAAGNFAVLFDLGQSDEPRRISLAMLGADGRRTASEATVILAPNRSVSTATGPAGGLEDAAEGPRPSQSGAPSSAIIGPPPADAAAILISDAGGVRLLEPPHPHEAPPVSGLTLDAISYDAQGAVRLAGRGRPGAALRLYIDNAPLTETAIDGAGRWTLRAPGIAAGRHVLRADLLADDGGVAARIETPFQREPAAEIAAAMPPPAGPAGVRVMTVQPGYTLWGIADRTYGRGMQYVKIFEANRGQISDPDLIYPGQIFDLPHVE, from the coding sequence ATGCCAGAACGCGCGCGCAAGGCACCGATCCGGAGATCGGTCTGGACCTGGATCATCCTCGGCGGCGAGGCGGCGCTGGTTCTCATGGTCGCTGCCTGGTTCCTCGGGCGGGACGACGAGCGCAAGAGCGACGGGCCCCAGGCAGAACAGGATGCGGCCGTCACCTCGCCGGATACGACCGACAAGGCCCCTGATGCTGCAAATACCGACGCGCAACCCCCTGCTGCGGGCGACCGCTCGGAGGCGGTGCCGCCCGCGATGCCCGTGTTCGCGCCGCCTGCATTCGATCTGGTCCGCGTCACGCCCGAGGGCAGCGCGCTGGTCTCGGGCCGGGCCGGGGCGGGCAGCGTCGTCGCGGTGCTGGTCGAGGGCCGCGAGGCCGCCCGCGCCAAGGCCGATGCCGCTGGCAATTTCGCGGTCCTGTTCGATCTTGGCCAAAGCGACGAGCCGCGGCGGATCTCGCTTGCGATGCTGGGGGCCGACGGGCGCCGGACCGCCTCCGAGGCGACGGTGATTCTGGCCCCGAACCGGTCCGTTTCCACTGCCACCGGGCCAGCCGGAGGGCTCGAGGATGCGGCGGAAGGACCGCGCCCGTCGCAGAGCGGCGCGCCGTCATCCGCGATAATCGGGCCGCCTCCGGCCGATGCCGCCGCCATCCTCATCTCGGATGCCGGAGGGGTGCGCCTGCTCGAGCCCCCGCATCCCCATGAGGCGCCGCCGGTTTCTGGACTGACGCTCGACGCGATTTCCTATGATGCCCAAGGGGCCGTGCGTCTTGCCGGTCGCGGCCGTCCCGGGGCCGCGCTTCGGCTCTATATCGACAACGCGCCGCTGACCGAGACCGCGATCGACGGCGCCGGACGCTGGACCCTCCGCGCGCCCGGCATCGCCGCCGGTCGCCATGTCCTCCGGGCGGATCTGCTGGCCGACGATGGCGGGGTTGCGGCGCGGATCGAGACCCCGTTCCAGCGCGAGCCCGCCGCCGAGATCGCGGCCGCCATGCCGCCGCCCGCCGGACCGGCCGGGGTCCGGGTCATGACCGTGCAGCCCGGCTATACGCTCTGGGGCATCGCCGACCGGACCTATGGCCGGGGCATGCAATATGTGAAGATATTCGAGGCCAATCGCGGCCAGATCAGCGATCCCGACCTGATCTATCCCGGCCAGATCTTCGATCTTCCGCATGTCGAATAG
- a CDS encoding PQQ-binding-like beta-propeller repeat protein, which yields MKFGQVTSVLALIALVAGCGSDEEILPGERLGVREALGLETAQPDPSGTERAISLPAPQAVADMPQLGGNPEHLTPHAALSAQPARIWSTSIGAGNSRRYRITAPPVVAGGVIYTLDARSQASAVSADGKVLWKADLRPDGKRGKDVSGGGLAYGDGRLFATTGYGTLIALDPATGDELWTQKADAAISAPPTYREGMVYFVSRDNRAWAISATDGRVQWQIPGTPAPAAMLGGAAPAVTERLAIFPFSSADLVAALRQSGVRVWGTALAGQRRGAVYAAVTDITGDPVVAGNVLYAGNQSGRSVALDVNSGERIWTAEDGAYGAMLPVGGSVFFLTDQDKLVRLDASDGSRIWSVDLPYFTKKKPKKLKAVYAHYGPILAGGRIWLASDDGWLRGFDPASGALLAEIDLPGGAASRPVVAGGTLYVLSERGELEAFR from the coding sequence GTGAAATTCGGCCAAGTAACGAGCGTTCTCGCGCTGATCGCCCTGGTTGCGGGCTGCGGCAGCGATGAGGAAATCCTGCCCGGCGAACGCCTCGGGGTGCGCGAGGCGCTGGGGCTCGAGACCGCGCAGCCGGACCCGTCCGGGACCGAGCGTGCGATTTCGCTGCCGGCGCCGCAGGCAGTGGCCGACATGCCCCAGCTTGGCGGCAATCCCGAACATCTCACCCCGCATGCCGCGCTGTCGGCCCAACCCGCGCGGATCTGGTCGACCTCGATCGGGGCCGGCAACAGCCGGCGCTACCGCATCACCGCGCCGCCGGTGGTCGCGGGCGGCGTGATCTACACGCTGGATGCGCGCAGCCAGGCGTCGGCCGTCTCGGCCGATGGCAAGGTTCTCTGGAAGGCCGACCTGCGGCCCGATGGCAAGCGCGGCAAGGATGTCAGCGGCGGCGGGCTTGCCTATGGCGACGGACGGCTCTTCGCCACCACCGGCTATGGCACGCTGATCGCGCTCGATCCCGCGACCGGCGACGAACTCTGGACCCAGAAGGCCGATGCCGCGATCTCGGCCCCGCCGACCTATCGCGAGGGCATGGTCTATTTCGTCAGCCGCGACAACCGCGCCTGGGCGATCTCGGCCACCGACGGCCGCGTGCAATGGCAGATCCCGGGCACGCCCGCGCCGGCCGCAATGCTGGGCGGCGCCGCGCCCGCGGTGACCGAGCGGCTGGCGATCTTCCCGTTCAGCTCGGCCGATCTGGTCGCCGCACTTCGCCAAAGCGGGGTGCGCGTCTGGGGGACGGCGCTGGCTGGCCAGCGCCGCGGGGCGGTCTATGCCGCGGTGACCGACATCACCGGCGATCCGGTCGTGGCGGGCAACGTGCTTTACGCTGGCAACCAGTCGGGCCGCTCGGTCGCGCTCGACGTCAATTCGGGCGAACGGATCTGGACCGCCGAGGACGGGGCCTACGGCGCGATGCTGCCGGTCGGCGGCTCGGTGTTCTTCCTGACCGATCAGGACAAGCTGGTCCGGCTAGATGCCTCGGACGGCAGCCGGATCTGGTCGGTGGACCTGCCCTATTTCACCAAGAAGAAGCCCAAGAAGCTCAAGGCCGTCTATGCCCATTACGGGCCGATCCTGGCCGGTGGGCGGATCTGGCTTGCTTCGGATGATGGCTGGCTGAGGGGCTTCGACCCGGCCTCTGGCGCGCTTCTGGCCGAGATCGACCTGCCGGGCGGCGCCGCCTCGCGACCGGTGGTGGCGGGCGGAACGCTTTACGTACTGTCCGAGCGCGGGGAACTCGAGGCTTTCCGCTAG
- a CDS encoding efflux RND transporter periplasmic adaptor subunit — MRWISMLTALLVTVSFYLLMMERERVMALAGVDPASAAPDTTAGEDAPQAVSVVVIDSEARPVRGGVRLRGETAAARSVAVLAEIDGRVVSEPLRKGRSVAAGDTLCRIEPGTRPTALAQARAVLAEARARLPEARAAVTQARAQLNEAEINDRAAQRLSREGYASDTRVAGTASAVSTAQAAVASATAGLEAAETARRTAEAQVRNAEIEIERLTITAPFAGVLDEDTAELGALLQPGSSCATVTALDPIRLVGAVPETEVDKIRTGAAATGKLVSGHEIKGQVSFVARISDPVTRTFRVEAEAPNADGAVRAGQSVDIRIAGPARDGHLVPQSALTLDDSGRLGLRWVDADSRARFAPVEVIRDTPDGIWVSGLPDSARVIVVGQEFVSDGTPVEVHRREPPQ; from the coding sequence ATGCGTTGGATCTCGATGCTCACCGCCCTTCTGGTGACAGTGTCATTCTACCTGCTGATGATGGAACGCGAGCGCGTGATGGCGCTGGCCGGGGTCGATCCCGCCAGTGCTGCGCCCGACACGACCGCCGGCGAGGACGCGCCGCAGGCGGTCTCGGTCGTGGTCATCGACAGCGAGGCCCGGCCGGTCCGGGGCGGCGTGCGGCTCAGGGGCGAGACCGCAGCCGCGCGCAGCGTCGCCGTGCTGGCCGAGATCGACGGCCGGGTGGTTTCGGAACCGCTCAGGAAGGGCCGGTCGGTCGCCGCGGGAGACACCCTCTGCCGGATCGAACCGGGGACCCGGCCGACGGCCCTGGCCCAGGCCCGCGCGGTGCTGGCCGAGGCCCGCGCCCGCCTGCCCGAAGCCCGCGCCGCCGTGACCCAGGCCCGCGCCCAGCTCAACGAGGCCGAGATCAACGACCGGGCCGCGCAGCGGCTGTCGCGCGAGGGCTATGCCTCCGATACCCGCGTCGCGGGGACCGCCTCGGCGGTGTCGACCGCCCAAGCGGCGGTCGCCTCGGCCACGGCCGGGCTTGAAGCGGCCGAAACCGCCCGCCGTACCGCAGAGGCCCAGGTCAGAAACGCCGAGATCGAGATCGAACGGCTGACCATCACCGCGCCCTTCGCGGGCGTGCTCGACGAGGATACCGCCGAGTTGGGCGCCCTGCTGCAGCCGGGGTCGTCCTGCGCCACGGTGACCGCACTCGACCCGATCCGGCTGGTGGGGGCCGTGCCCGAGACCGAGGTCGACAAGATCCGGACCGGCGCGGCCGCGACGGGCAAACTGGTCTCGGGGCACGAGATCAAGGGCCAGGTCTCCTTCGTCGCCCGCATCAGCGACCCTGTCACCCGCACCTTCCGGGTCGAGGCCGAGGCGCCCAATGCCGATGGCGCGGTCCGCGCCGGGCAAAGCGTCGATATCCGCATCGCCGGACCGGCCCGCGACGGCCATCTGGTGCCGCAATCGGCACTGACGCTTGACGATAGCGGACGGCTGGGGCTGCGCTGGGTCGATGCCGACAGCCGCGCGCGCTTTGCCCCGGTCGAGGTGATCCGCGACACCCCTGACGGCATCTGGGTCTCGGGCCTGCCCGACAGCGCCCGGGTGATCGTGGTCGGCCAGGAATTCGTCTCGGACGGCACGCCGGTCGAGGTCCATCGCCGCGAGCCGCCGCAATGA